A single genomic interval of uncultured Desulfobacter sp. harbors:
- a CDS encoding transporter substrate-binding domain-containing protein gives MKLINTGVGAKRKSKKQIKRVCFIFLLFQICFCSGIVSAQNAGIEVAKREGLTSKGKNDLQKKNRLDFTIEEKAWIKQHPQLKVGTYHAPPYIYVEFGEPKGYLVDIVRQVFERANLTPEFTEILPLKTQLEMLQANKIHVGVGFIKTEARKKFLHYTRTPMDLQIGIFTRSDGPEYLNEKSLNGLTIASYHGYGLAEKYMRKYQDIKIVNADDADGMMKLVSRGKADVAFQEVASANFMIFRSNYNNLVLKGYLPDEIQISTMVTGKNQPLLKSILEKSYQAIPFSQLYALHEKWLGPDFSAEQKILTKEELAFLNNKKTFTVCDYNDMYPISGVQNGQLIGVMGDYYNEIAARLNVEFKAIPTSNREELSRNVAGGKCDFVSVIPADRPPFPAIKRSDQFAGSIYLSMGNLKSIYFDHDSDFKGHTFIVRCESFKQALKRAYPDLDIEVSSDMDRILEKLSFDENVHYIAPKPILDRIIQKYGYQKFKINGSFEKAKIKYALGVHDKNPLLLSIVNKTIATIPSDLTTRIFDKYELRGFRIEKSYNIYFLYIVTALLILMLVALFIIYHLKKQHKIIQAEKARFETLMQNASDGILIVDKDATILDSNIKIQQMLGYTADEMKTLKLYDFNKFHKKGWIIKTLHSIITENRQIDFKAEYTRKDGSTFPVGITATPIVLDNKNCSYSSIRDISRQKETEEKLKAAMIEAQEANRSKSVFLSNMSHELRTPLNAILGYTQIFADDKTLTKKQLSGIQTMQNAGEHLLMLINDMLDLSKIEAGKLEIQPNEIELKAFITHLYDFIRVRSDSKNIDFYHEISQHLPDIIIGDELRMRQILLNLLSNAVKFTDKGYCSFQVNGETVSEGKTKLNFIVEDTGPGIDKSQQEIVFKPFSQSGERLKYSEGTGLGLTVSRNLIELMGGELILTSPIHDKNESGFGPGTRFTFSIVVASENREIPQKCEPGILYSFPDVMPGSKKMLIVDDQFSNRVVLRDTLESFGFAVSEAEDGGQAVSVCKEVQPDLVFMDLRMPDVDGFMGIKLLSEDERCANIPVIAITASMAGEDYLKEKCYASGFAGFLPKPFVKQDLIQMVADILNLSLKCHTQAPESDEDIVAPPQNVLEQLRNYLLDGDFDAISDTAQKIETTESGRYKKFSRQLQELTDNIQFNGIERLLDQYLKK, from the coding sequence ATGAAACTAATAAATACAGGTGTTGGCGCAAAGCGCAAATCTAAAAAACAAATAAAACGGGTGTGTTTTATTTTTCTTTTGTTCCAGATATGTTTCTGTTCGGGGATCGTGTCGGCACAAAATGCAGGCATTGAGGTTGCAAAAAGAGAGGGGCTGACGTCTAAAGGGAAAAACGATCTTCAGAAAAAAAACCGTCTCGACTTCACCATTGAGGAAAAAGCGTGGATTAAGCAACATCCCCAACTCAAAGTAGGCACGTACCATGCACCACCCTATATCTATGTGGAGTTTGGAGAACCGAAAGGCTATTTAGTTGATATTGTCAGGCAAGTATTTGAACGTGCAAACCTAACCCCTGAATTTACCGAAATACTGCCGCTGAAAACCCAACTTGAGATGTTGCAGGCAAACAAGATTCATGTCGGCGTTGGTTTTATTAAAACCGAAGCAAGAAAAAAATTTTTACATTACACCAGGACGCCAATGGATCTTCAAATTGGTATCTTTACCCGGAGTGACGGGCCGGAATATCTTAATGAAAAGAGCCTTAATGGTTTAACCATCGCTTCATATCACGGCTATGGTCTTGCTGAAAAGTATATGAGAAAATACCAGGATATAAAAATTGTCAACGCAGACGATGCAGACGGCATGATGAAACTGGTTTCCCGGGGCAAGGCAGACGTTGCATTTCAAGAGGTGGCAAGTGCGAATTTTATGATATTTCGGAGCAATTACAACAACCTTGTCTTAAAAGGGTATCTTCCGGATGAGATTCAGATCAGTACCATGGTTACCGGTAAAAATCAGCCACTGCTCAAATCTATCCTGGAAAAATCATATCAGGCCATTCCATTCAGTCAGCTCTACGCCCTTCACGAAAAATGGCTTGGCCCGGACTTTTCGGCAGAACAAAAAATTCTGACCAAAGAAGAACTGGCATTTTTAAATAACAAAAAAACGTTTACCGTTTGTGACTATAACGACATGTACCCCATATCCGGGGTTCAAAATGGACAACTGATCGGCGTTATGGGGGACTATTATAATGAAATCGCTGCACGCCTGAACGTAGAATTTAAAGCGATCCCAACAAGTAATAGAGAAGAACTCAGCCGTAACGTTGCCGGCGGTAAATGTGATTTTGTCTCTGTCATCCCAGCAGATCGACCGCCTTTTCCTGCAATCAAAAGATCCGACCAATTTGCCGGAAGTATTTATCTTTCCATGGGCAATCTGAAAAGTATTTATTTTGATCATGACAGCGATTTTAAAGGCCATACCTTCATTGTCCGTTGTGAATCCTTCAAACAGGCGTTAAAAAGAGCCTATCCGGATCTTGACATCGAAGTAAGTTCCGATATGGATCGTATTCTTGAAAAACTCAGCTTCGATGAAAATGTCCACTATATAGCGCCAAAGCCAATTCTTGACAGAATTATTCAAAAATACGGCTATCAAAAATTTAAAATAAACGGTTCGTTTGAAAAAGCTAAAATAAAATATGCACTGGGGGTGCATGATAAAAACCCGTTGCTGCTCTCCATAGTGAATAAAACCATCGCAACGATTCCATCGGATTTAACAACCCGGATTTTTGATAAATACGAACTTCGCGGATTTCGTATCGAAAAGAGTTACAACATATATTTTCTTTACATCGTAACCGCACTGCTCATTTTAATGCTTGTGGCGCTGTTCATCATCTACCACCTAAAAAAGCAACACAAAATTATACAAGCTGAAAAAGCAAGATTTGAAACCCTTATGCAAAATGCCTCTGATGGTATTCTGATTGTTGACAAAGATGCAACTATTCTTGATTCAAACATAAAAATACAACAGATGCTGGGTTACACCGCTGATGAGATGAAAACACTTAAACTTTATGATTTCAACAAATTTCATAAAAAGGGCTGGATAATCAAAACGCTGCATTCCATAATCACGGAAAACAGGCAGATCGACTTTAAGGCGGAATATACCCGGAAAGATGGTTCTACATTTCCGGTGGGTATCACCGCAACCCCTATTGTGTTGGATAATAAAAACTGCAGTTACAGCTCCATCAGAGATATCAGCCGGCAAAAAGAGACGGAAGAAAAACTTAAGGCCGCTATGATTGAGGCACAGGAAGCCAATCGCAGCAAATCTGTTTTTCTCTCCAACATGTCCCATGAGCTGCGAACACCGTTAAACGCCATATTGGGGTACACACAGATTTTTGCCGATGATAAAACGCTGACGAAAAAGCAACTCTCCGGTATTCAAACAATGCAAAATGCCGGAGAACACCTGCTGATGCTGATCAACGACATGCTTGATCTCTCTAAAATAGAAGCCGGAAAGTTGGAAATTCAACCAAATGAAATAGAGCTCAAGGCGTTTATTACCCATCTTTATGATTTCATAAGAGTGCGCAGTGACAGTAAAAACATTGATTTTTATCATGAAATCAGCCAACACCTGCCGGACATTATTATTGGGGATGAATTGAGGATGCGGCAGATATTACTTAACCTTCTTTCCAATGCCGTCAAGTTTACCGACAAAGGATACTGCTCATTTCAGGTCAACGGAGAAACCGTAAGCGAAGGGAAAACGAAACTTAACTTCATCGTGGAAGATACAGGACCAGGAATCGATAAATCACAGCAGGAAATCGTGTTTAAGCCCTTTAGCCAGTCTGGAGAGCGGTTAAAATATTCCGAAGGAACCGGCCTTGGCTTGACTGTCAGCCGCAATCTAATCGAGCTTATGGGAGGCGAGCTTATTCTTACAAGCCCGATACACGACAAAAACGAATCCGGCTTTGGCCCCGGCACCCGTTTCACGTTCAGTATTGTCGTTGCTTCAGAGAATCGGGAAATACCGCAAAAATGTGAACCCGGCATTTTATACAGTTTTCCCGACGTAATGCCGGGATCAAAGAAAATGCTTATTGTGGACGACCAGTTCAGTAATCGTGTTGTGTTAAGGGATACGCTTGAATCTTTTGGGTTTGCCGTTTCAGAGGCCGAAGATGGAGGGCAAGCGGTGTCGGTATGTAAAGAAGTCCAACCGGATCTTGTGTTTATGGATCTGCGAATGCCGGATGTTGACGGGTTTATGGGCATCAAGCTGCTCAGCGAGGATGAGCGGTGCGCCAACATACCCGTTATTGCAATTACGGCGTCCATGGCAGGTGAGGATTATCTTAAAGAGAAATGCTACGCGTCCGGTTTTGCCGGATTTTTGCCAAAACCATTTGTGAAGCAGGATTTAATTCAAATGGTTGCCGACATTTTGAATCTCTCTCTCAAATGTCATACGCAAGCACCGGAAAGCGATGAAGATATCGTTGCACCACCGCAGAACGTGTTAGAACAACTGCGGAATTATTTGCTTGATGGTGATTTTGATGCGATTTCCGACACAGCCCAGAAAATCGAAACAACAGAATCCGGGCGTTATAAAAAATTCTCAAGGCAATTACAAGAACTTACAGACAATATCCAATTCAATGGGATTGAGCGCTTGTTGGATCAATATTTGAAAAAATAA
- a CDS encoding PAS domain-containing protein, whose product MSQEFLGHDIIWGGLKKHERAGRPLGGNGFINRLEVKTGRVFRLKRLKGEVSEKDAGGNVSRIVGTHVDITEQHRLEIDLRTTRFCFEKASIGIYRVAPNGNILDVNRQAALNLGYTVEEMTGMTLFDIDPNISEREYVEIWQRLREKGMNHFFDRPV is encoded by the coding sequence ATGTCCCAGGAATTCCTGGGACATGATATTATTTGGGGTGGACTAAAAAAGCATGAAAGAGCTGGGCGTCCCCTTGGTGGAAATGGCTTCATCAACCGGCTTGAAGTCAAAACCGGTCGGGTATTCAGACTAAAAAGGCTGAAAGGAGAAGTTTCCGAAAAAGACGCCGGGGGAAACGTATCCCGTATCGTCGGAACGCATGTCGATATAACCGAACAGCACAGACTGGAAATTGATCTGCGTACAACCCGTTTTTGCTTTGAGAAGGCCTCTATCGGGATTTATCGAGTCGCACCGAACGGCAATATTCTTGATGTAAACAGACAGGCTGCCTTGAATCTCGGTTACACCGTAGAAGAAATGACCGGTATGACTCTCTTCGACATTGATCCCAATATTAGCGAAAGGGAATATGTTGAAATATGGCAGCGCCTGCGTGAAAAAGGGATGAATCATTTCTTCGATCGACCGGTTTAG
- a CDS encoding 4-oxalocrotonate tautomerase family protein, with translation MPYVNIKITDENVTKEQKLELIQGATQLLVDVLGKNPATTVVVIDEVNTDNWGIGGECVTELRKRK, from the coding sequence ATGCCCTACGTTAATATTAAGATTACAGATGAAAATGTGACAAAAGAACAGAAACTTGAACTGATCCAGGGTGCGACTCAGCTTTTGGTGGATGTTCTGGGCAAAAATCCTGCCACCACGGTTGTTGTCATTGATGAAGTCAATACGGACAATTGGGGTATCGGCGGCGAGTGTGTCACCGAACTTCGGAAACGGAAATAA
- a CDS encoding ATP-binding protein, producing MLDPSQLDQILANLMVNAKDAINNAGKVTIETSRAEIDTAYREKHYWFKPGSYVMLSVSDSGHGMDKDTQNKIFEPFFTTKEIGRGTGLGLATVYGIVKQNKGFIHVYSEIGQGTIFKIYFPITDVSSNVSSKKNESKILTEAPLKGFETVLIVEDDAGILELSETILSRLGYTVITAKTPDQAIKKAQAYTKKIDLLLTDVVMPLMNGRELAQRLEEIIPGIRCLYMSGYTANVIAHHGVLDQGITFLSKPFTAQNLARKVRDALGD from the coding sequence ATGCTGGATCCTTCTCAACTTGATCAAATACTGGCCAATTTAATGGTAAACGCAAAGGATGCCATCAATAATGCCGGTAAAGTTACCATAGAGACGAGTCGAGCAGAAATAGACACAGCGTATCGTGAGAAACACTACTGGTTTAAACCTGGTTCTTATGTCATGCTGTCAGTCAGCGATAGTGGTCATGGCATGGATAAAGATACTCAAAATAAAATTTTTGAACCATTTTTCACAACTAAGGAAATCGGCAGAGGCACCGGATTGGGTTTGGCGACAGTTTATGGTATTGTCAAACAAAACAAGGGGTTTATTCATGTATACAGCGAAATAGGCCAAGGAACTATTTTTAAAATCTATTTCCCCATAACCGATGTGTCTTCAAATGTGTCTTCAAAAAAAAATGAATCCAAAATTTTGACTGAGGCACCGCTTAAAGGTTTTGAAACGGTGCTGATTGTAGAAGATGATGCCGGTATTTTGGAGTTGTCGGAAACAATTTTAAGCCGTTTAGGCTACACGGTTATCACTGCCAAAACACCCGACCAGGCGATTAAAAAAGCTCAGGCATATACAAAAAAAATAGACCTATTGCTTACTGATGTTGTTATGCCCTTGATGAATGGCCGTGAATTGGCACAGCGACTCGAAGAAATCATACCCGGTATCAGATGTCTTTATATGTCCGGTTACACCGCAAACGTAATTGCCCACCACGGAGTGTTGGACCAAGGGATCACTTTTCTTTCAAAGCCGTTTACTGCCCAGAATTTGGCCCGAAAAGTTCGTGACGCGTTGGGAGATTGA
- a CDS encoding efflux RND transporter permease subunit, producing MKHVNLTQWSLNHRQLIWFCIILTAVAGIYAYQGMGRMEDPNFTIRQMIIGVGWPGATATEMEQQVTDKIEKELQDIPGLDYLESYSKPHTAVIYVNIKDTVHSSSIRPTWLEVRNMVNNMVDDLPKGILGPYFNDRFDDVYGNIYALTSDGFSYEQMREKAEDIRQDILMIKSVKKVTLEGVQPEKIYIEMDSKKLARMGIDPLLVAAVIQKQNTVTPSGMLETATDNVFIRVTGLFDNVAALRELPIRVMERTFRLGDIAAIRRAYAEPSKPKMYYNGKPAIGIAVSMEDGDNILKLGRNLDAAFARIKRNMPLGFDIHQVANQPMVVKDAIDEFVKTLTEAIAIILVVSFLSLGLRSGMVVALCIPLVIAATFLSMKTAGIDLHRVSLGALIISLGLLVDDAVISVEIMAVKLEQGWDKIKAACFAYTVTAFPMLTGTLITCTGFIPIGFANGVSSEFCRTIFPVIGLSLIISWVVSIIVTPLFGTYLIKARPTKEGEKERDIYDKAFYRIFRRILVWCLRFRYVVLILTAAGFVFALHGFKYAGKEFFPGSVRPELVVDLTLPEGASIQATDRQAKAFINAISGNPNIDHFACYVGSGGPRFVLTFEPVMAQSNFAQFIIVAKGLNERKQLESQIQELLDNGFPNVRGHLQTLQMGPPEPYPVMLRVSGRDYATVRQIAGRVRDVMAADPDLKSINFNWYEKTKKLQLNVDQDKARALGITSSDLSLAVQSELSGIPVSEFRERDKTVDIVLRLSAGDRQSLDDIRTLPIHVGPGKTIPLSQIADIRFGMEEGLIWRRNLLPTITVQADTMAGVTGNDASQNVYNALKPVRESLPAGYSIDIGGLSEQSQKATGYILEMVPVMTMIIVILLMIQMQNISNMILTLLTAPLGLMGVIASLLIFNMPMGFLSQLGILALSGIIIRNSVILMDQIDLQVAAGESRYDAIIKATVFRFRPIMLTAASTILGMVPLAVDKFWAPMAISIGGGLLGATILTLFVLPCMVAAWYRVKAA from the coding sequence ATGAAACACGTCAATCTAACCCAATGGTCCTTGAACCACCGGCAGCTTATCTGGTTCTGTATTATTTTAACGGCTGTGGCGGGCATCTATGCCTACCAGGGCATGGGGCGCATGGAAGACCCCAATTTTACCATACGCCAGATGATCATCGGCGTGGGCTGGCCCGGTGCGACGGCAACCGAGATGGAACAGCAGGTCACGGATAAAATTGAAAAAGAACTACAGGATATCCCGGGTCTGGATTATCTTGAAAGCTATTCCAAACCACATACAGCGGTCATTTATGTCAACATCAAGGACACCGTTCATTCAAGCAGCATCCGCCCCACCTGGCTTGAGGTGCGCAATATGGTTAATAACATGGTGGATGATCTGCCCAAAGGCATTTTAGGCCCCTATTTCAATGACCGGTTTGATGATGTTTACGGCAATATTTATGCCCTGACATCAGACGGTTTTTCCTACGAACAGATGCGGGAAAAGGCCGAAGATATCCGCCAGGATATTCTGATGATCAAAAGCGTTAAAAAAGTGACACTGGAAGGGGTTCAACCGGAAAAAATATATATTGAAATGGACAGCAAAAAACTGGCCCGCATGGGTATTGACCCCTTGCTTGTGGCCGCTGTTATCCAAAAGCAGAACACCGTGACCCCGTCGGGCATGCTGGAAACCGCCACAGACAATGTGTTTATCAGGGTTACAGGTCTTTTTGACAATGTTGCAGCCCTGCGGGAACTTCCCATCCGGGTAATGGAGCGTACCTTCCGGCTGGGGGATATTGCCGCGATCCGGCGGGCTTATGCAGAGCCCAGCAAACCCAAGATGTATTACAACGGGAAACCTGCCATCGGCATTGCCGTTTCCATGGAAGATGGGGACAATATTCTCAAGCTGGGCCGGAATCTTGACGCGGCCTTTGCACGGATCAAGCGAAACATGCCCCTGGGGTTTGACATCCATCAAGTGGCCAACCAGCCCATGGTGGTCAAGGATGCCATTGACGAATTTGTCAAAACCCTGACCGAAGCCATTGCCATTATTCTTGTGGTCAGCTTTTTAAGCCTTGGCCTTCGTTCGGGTATGGTGGTGGCGCTTTGTATCCCCCTGGTGATTGCCGCCACGTTTCTTTCCATGAAAACGGCAGGCATTGACTTGCACCGGGTGTCGTTAGGTGCACTGATTATCTCCCTGGGTCTTCTGGTGGACGATGCCGTGATCTCCGTAGAGATTATGGCCGTAAAACTGGAGCAGGGGTGGGACAAAATAAAGGCGGCCTGCTTTGCCTACACCGTTACAGCCTTTCCCATGCTCACCGGGACGCTTATCACTTGTACAGGCTTTATCCCCATTGGTTTTGCAAATGGCGTTTCTTCGGAGTTCTGCAGGACGATCTTCCCGGTCATTGGCCTGTCCTTGATTATTTCATGGGTGGTATCGATAATAGTGACCCCGCTGTTCGGGACGTATCTGATCAAGGCCCGCCCCACAAAAGAAGGAGAAAAAGAAAGAGACATTTATGATAAAGCCTTTTACCGGATTTTCAGGCGAATTCTGGTTTGGTGTCTGCGGTTCAGGTATGTGGTGTTGATTCTCACCGCCGCGGGTTTTGTTTTTGCCCTGCACGGTTTTAAATATGCCGGGAAAGAGTTTTTTCCAGGCTCCGTGCGCCCGGAGCTGGTGGTGGATCTCACGTTACCCGAAGGGGCCTCCATTCAGGCCACGGACAGGCAGGCCAAGGCCTTTATCAATGCCATTTCCGGTAACCCGAATATTGACCACTTTGCCTGTTATGTGGGATCCGGCGGACCTCGATTTGTTCTCACCTTTGAACCGGTTATGGCCCAGTCCAATTTTGCCCAGTTCATCATTGTCGCCAAGGGGCTTAATGAACGAAAACAGCTTGAAAGCCAAATCCAAGAACTTTTAGACAACGGCTTCCCTAATGTCCGGGGCCATCTGCAGACCCTCCAGATGGGGCCGCCGGAACCCTACCCTGTGATGCTGCGCGTATCCGGGCGTGACTATGCAACGGTGCGACAGATTGCAGGCCGGGTCAGGGATGTGATGGCCGCAGACCCGGATTTAAAAAGCATCAATTTCAATTGGTATGAAAAAACCAAAAAACTTCAATTAAACGTGGACCAGGACAAGGCCAGGGCCCTTGGGATCACAAGTTCCGACCTGTCCCTGGCCGTTCAGTCTGAGCTTTCCGGCATTCCGGTCAGTGAATTCAGGGAAAGGGATAAAACCGTTGATATCGTATTGCGACTGTCTGCAGGCGACCGGCAGTCCCTGGATGATATCAGGACACTTCCCATCCATGTGGGCCCGGGCAAAACCATTCCTCTATCTCAGATTGCTGATATCCGTTTCGGCATGGAAGAAGGCCTGATATGGCGACGCAACCTTTTGCCCACCATTACGGTGCAGGCAGACACTATGGCAGGGGTCACCGGCAACGATGCCAGCCAAAACGTGTATAACGCCCTGAAACCTGTCCGGGAAAGCCTTCCTGCGGGTTATTCCATTGATATCGGCGGCCTTTCAGAACAAAGTCAAAAAGCCACGGGCTATATCCTGGAGATGGTGCCGGTAATGACCATGATTATTGTGATCCTTCTGATGATCCAGATGCAGAATATCTCCAACATGATCCTGACCCTGTTGACGGCGCCTTTAGGGCTGATGGGGGTGATTGCCTCCCTTCTGATTTTCAACATGCCCATGGGTTTTCTATCCCAGCTCGGCATTCTGGCCCTGTCCGGCATTATCATCCGAAACTCGGTGATCCTCATGGACCAGATCGACCTCCAGGTGGCTGCCGGAGAGAGTCGGTACGATGCCATTATCAAGGCCACGGTGTTCCGGTTCAGGCCCATCATGCTCACAGCGGCTTCCACCATCCTGGGTATGGTGCCCCTGGCCGTGGACAAATTCTGGGCTCCCATGGCCATAAGCATTGGCGGCGGACTTTTGGGTGCCACGATCCTGACCCTGTTTGTTCTGCCCTGCATGGTGGCTGCCTGGTATCGGGTGAAAGCAGCTTAG
- a CDS encoding diguanylate cyclase: MESTILLVDDQPNNIKVLLSFLKKHNFKLRVADSGERALQMLERFQPSIILMDVMMPRLDGFETCRRIKRNKMLHEIPVIFMTALDNLEDKIAGFEAGGVDYITKPFHQAEVLARVKLHIDLRKKNVALQKSEKQIRMIVENAPISIHELDLQGRIISMNTAGLTMIGAASEEEILGMDYKTIIDETETLHVNRIFDNAYAGNVCQFEFKAKGKNNPIFKARLVPIKNKQGNIERLLGISEDITEQKKAEEKIRQMAFLDVLTQLPNRRLLEDRIKKIKAQSERTANHNALIYIDLDNFKPLNDTWGHKAGDLLLIEVAQRLTHVVRKMDTVSRLGGDEFVILLTILDKESRQAVTQAAQVSEKILASVSKPYEISLDQDGGKVVRIRHICTASIGVAVFAGNEIAGPDEILKWADEAMYKAKNAGKNTIRFYKKI; the protein is encoded by the coding sequence ATGGAGTCGACAATTCTTTTAGTGGATGACCAGCCGAATAATATCAAGGTGTTGCTCTCTTTTTTAAAAAAACACAATTTCAAACTCCGTGTGGCGGATTCCGGTGAACGGGCCCTGCAGATGCTGGAGCGCTTTCAGCCGAGCATTATTCTCATGGATGTTATGATGCCCAGGTTGGACGGCTTTGAAACCTGTCGGCGAATCAAACGCAATAAAATGCTCCATGAAATCCCTGTGATTTTCATGACCGCCCTGGACAACTTAGAAGATAAGATCGCCGGATTTGAAGCGGGAGGGGTGGACTATATTACCAAGCCCTTCCATCAGGCAGAAGTACTTGCAAGGGTCAAATTGCATATTGATCTGAGAAAAAAGAACGTTGCCCTGCAAAAGAGTGAAAAACAGATTCGTATGATTGTAGAAAATGCACCCATCAGCATTCATGAATTGGATCTGCAGGGGAGAATTATTTCTATGAACACGGCTGGGTTAACAATGATCGGGGCGGCCAGCGAAGAAGAGATTCTTGGAATGGACTACAAAACAATCATTGATGAAACGGAAACGTTGCATGTGAACCGCATTTTTGACAACGCATACGCGGGCAACGTTTGTCAGTTTGAATTTAAGGCAAAAGGAAAAAATAACCCGATCTTCAAAGCACGGCTCGTCCCGATCAAAAACAAACAGGGCAATATAGAACGATTGCTCGGCATTTCCGAAGATATTACCGAACAGAAAAAAGCAGAAGAAAAAATCCGGCAAATGGCGTTTTTAGACGTCTTAACGCAGCTTCCCAACCGACGCCTGCTTGAGGATCGTATTAAAAAAATCAAAGCACAAAGTGAAAGAACGGCAAACCACAATGCCCTGATATATATTGATCTCGATAATTTCAAACCGTTAAATGATACATGGGGCCATAAGGCCGGAGATCTGTTGCTGATTGAAGTCGCGCAACGCCTTACACATGTGGTACGGAAGATGGATACGGTTTCACGTCTTGGTGGTGATGAATTCGTTATCCTGCTTACTATTCTGGACAAAGAAAGCCGGCAGGCAGTAACACAGGCAGCCCAGGTGTCTGAAAAGATTCTTGCCTCTGTTTCCAAACCTTACGAGATAAGCCTTGATCAGGATGGGGGCAAGGTAGTCCGGATTAGGCATATTTGTACGGCCAGTATTGGTGTCGCTGTTTTTGCAGGTAATGAGATTGCAGGTCCTGATGAAATTCTCAAATGGGCGGACGAAGCAATGTATAAAGCCAAAAATGCCGGTAAAAACACCATCAGGTTTTACAAAAAGATATAA
- a CDS encoding efflux RND transporter periplasmic adaptor subunit, which produces MKQVKQDKKKYFIRALVFSILAVLTAAGCDNLPAHEDKNASLEPAPLVTSITISARDTQPAHRFSGEVRGRYETALGFRIPGKVIARHVEVGTRVKAGDLLMQVDPKDIKEAVTAAGAQVDAAESQYKLAADLLNRFNALYEQDYMSKAEIDRYQNSADSAKALLKQARAQLIQASNQLNYCNLNADDNGVVLDVRAEAGQVVAAGMPVVIMAKGDQREVEIFVPENQAAQFSPGALFHTSFWALPDLTVKGQVRYVSPVADPITRTYKTRITLINPPDTVRLGMTASAVSAIHEAGGSRIFIPLSAVYQTGDAPMVWVVKNHRTRLQRIRLGKAAHGEEIQVIEGLFPGDEIITTGVHKLSEGQRVRTQALIQ; this is translated from the coding sequence ATGAAACAGGTGAAACAAGACAAAAAAAAATATTTTATACGGGCTCTGGTGTTCTCTATTCTGGCCGTACTGACCGCTGCCGGATGCGACAATCTGCCGGCACATGAGGACAAAAATGCCTCTTTGGAACCTGCACCCCTTGTCACCAGCATAACCATCTCCGCCCGGGACACCCAGCCGGCGCACCGCTTTTCCGGCGAGGTCCGGGGACGGTACGAAACCGCCCTGGGATTCCGGATCCCGGGCAAGGTAATTGCCCGCCATGTGGAGGTTGGCACCCGGGTGAAGGCAGGTGACCTGCTCATGCAAGTGGACCCCAAGGATATTAAAGAGGCGGTGACGGCTGCCGGAGCCCAGGTAGATGCGGCCGAAAGTCAATATAAACTAGCCGCGGACCTGCTCAATCGCTTTAATGCCCTTTATGAACAGGATTACATGAGCAAGGCTGAGATTGACCGGTACCAAAACAGCGCAGACTCAGCCAAGGCGTTATTAAAACAGGCCCGGGCTCAACTTATCCAGGCGAGCAACCAACTAAACTATTGCAATCTCAACGCCGATGATAACGGTGTGGTACTTGATGTCCGGGCAGAAGCCGGTCAGGTCGTGGCGGCAGGCATGCCCGTGGTCATCATGGCTAAGGGAGACCAGCGGGAGGTTGAAATTTTTGTACCCGAGAACCAGGCGGCACAATTCAGCCCAGGCGCCCTTTTTCACACCAGTTTCTGGGCACTACCCGACCTGACGGTAAAGGGACAGGTCCGGTATGTATCACCTGTGGCAGATCCCATTACCCGGACCTACAAGACCCGCATTACGCTTATCAATCCCCCGGACACGGTTCGGTTGGGCATGACGGCGTCTGCGGTCAGCGCCATACATGAGGCCGGCGGCAGCCGGATCTTTATCCCGCTATCCGCTGTTTATCAGACCGGCGATGCCCCCATGGTATGGGTGGTCAAAAATCACAGGACCAGGTTGCAGAGAATCAGGCTGGGAAAGGCTGCACACGGCGAAGAGATCCAGGTCATTGAAGGCCTGTTCCCGGGCGATGAAATTATCACCACCGGTGTACACAAGCTTTCGGAAGGACAGCGGGTGCGAACCCAAGCCCTGATCCAATAA
- a CDS encoding YbfB/YjiJ family MFS transporter, which produces MSVSFLKPGQSQKVIGVLTASYGVGQIIGPLVSGILSENTGTFVSALAMSALVVILGGFILIAGILKQTMTKIQGGCDALR; this is translated from the coding sequence ATTTCGGTCTCATTCCTTAAGCCGGGCCAAAGCCAGAAGGTAATCGGCGTGTTAACGGCTAGTTACGGTGTCGGTCAGATTATCGGACCTTTGGTGTCAGGAATTTTATCGGAAAATACAGGAACTTTTGTCTCGGCCCTGGCCATGTCCGCCCTGGTTGTGATTTTAGGCGGATTTATTTTGATAGCAGGTATTTTAAAACAAACAATGACTAAAATCCAAGGAGGTTGTGATGCCCTACGTTAA